The sequence ATATTTCATACCACACGGACACTCCAGTAGATATATTACATAACTGGATTGGCATGTGAGATGTTGTTTGATGAAATAAGGTTTATCCTCCCCTGGTACCTCAATGTTTTTTCACTTGTGTTTAAGACCATGTCAGCATTTACATCAGTTTTGTCAACATCTAAAAGCTCCTAAAGTGAGtgcactattttttttatatatattttggggCAGAAGGAGCAACAAGATTCTTTATCGTTTTCCCTCTCCTAAAGATGCATCTCTCAGGAGGGggtcattttttaaaatttcccaATTTGATGTTAAAGCCTTCTTTTCATAATTGTTTTCCATACTATACCGAGTGATAAAAGCTTTGTTAAAATCGGGTGTATTTTTCTCTCCCTCCTTCACTCTAGGGACTAAGCTCATTTGTTAGGAGAGGGACATTGCTTTCTCAGGGGCATTATCAATCGGGTTCAGGatagttttttttccaaaaatctaTTTTTAAGAGTCGTCATTTGCCTTGTACACTGTAAATTCGAATTACAATTTCGCCTAATGCATTTTATCTGACTATACGGTATAtttcttttccaattttttaaatgacagtataGGAGCTCCGGGAATCCAGTGTACATGAGCTGCTGACTTTGTTTCTTCTCCTTTCAGAGAATAATTTTATTGTCTTGTCTATTAAAACATAATATATTCCTGTACTTCTGTAATATAGCTACAGGTGATACCAGCTTGACAGAAGCCCTGGAAGACACCATCATTACCACTGCAAGCAAACACAACATGACTGCAAGCACACCTGACACCAGTACAAGTACCATTGTTGAATATACCACAAGCGACACACCTGACACCAGTACAAGTACCATTGTTGAATATACCACAAGCGACACACCTGACACCAGTACAAGTACCATTGTTGAATATACCACAAGCGACACACCTGACACCAGTACAAGTAGCATTGCTGGATCCACTACAAATGGAAGCCCTGACTTTACCACAACCAGACACCCCGAAACTCGAATGAACAGTGATGATCCTACAATGAGCAATCTTGCCAATTTTCATAGTAGCAATATTCCTTCCACCAAGATAGCTGTTACTTCGGACACCACTACAACCACAGCTACTGACATGGCAGAGAGCAATGAATCTCTTCAGTCTTTGACAAGCGCCTTTCCTGACATGGATATAACTATTATTCCTGAATGTGCTACAGACAGTGATGATGTTAATGCTATAAGTTACCTCGAAGTGACCAGAACACTTGACATGCCTACAAGCGATTATTTTGTGCCTACTGAAAGTAAAACTCCTAAGATTGCTACAACTGACTTTACTGAGTCTGTGACAACCAACTTTCCAGAAATGTCATCAGGCATCATTTGCGATACTAGTACTAACATAGATGCCCACACCATCACAGAAAACCAAGCTTATGAGACAATCACGGATGGGGGTTATACAGCTCCTACAGACAGAGGTTATGAAGCTCCTACAGACAGTGGTTATAAAGCTCCTAAAGACAGAGGTTATGGAGCTCCCACAGACAGTGGTTATATAGCTTATATGCAGAGTGGTTATAAAGCTCCTACAGACAGAGGTTATGAAGCTCCTACAGACAGTGGTTATAAAGCTCCTAAAGACAGAGGTTATGGAGCTCCGACAGACAGTGGTTATATAGCTTATACACAGAGTGGTTATAAAGCTCCTACAGACAGTCGTTATGAAGCTCCTACAGAAAGTGGGTATAAAGCTCCTACAGACAGAGGTTATAAAGCTCCCACAGAAAGTGGGTATAAAGCTCCTACAGGCAGGGGTTATAAAGCTCCTATAGACAGTGGCTATGAAGCTCCTACAGACAGTGTCTATGAAGCACCTACAGACAGCGGCTATGAAGCTCCTACAGACAGTGGTTATGAAGCTCCTACTGACAGAGGTTATATAGCTCGTACAGGCAGGGGTTATATAGCTCCTATAGACAGTGGCTATGAAGCTCCTACAAACAGTGGTCTCGATATCCCATCAACTTGGATACCCAGTGATTCTACGTACACCACTGATAAACATAATACTCCAGACACAGCTATGATTGATGACCAAAACACAGGTACAACTAGTGTGTCCACTGCCGTTTCTATTCCAGACCTCACTACTACAACAAAGCGTGTCACCTATAGAAGTGGTAGTTTCCAAAGTACTCAATGCAAAGTTACTACACCTCAAATTAATGTAGTTATTATTCCATTATCCAATACTACCACCAAGAATATCCAAACCTCCACAGAAAGTACCTCCAGCTCCTCAAAAACCAGTTTCCGTAGCTTCATAAATACCACCACCAGTAGAAAAAGTGCTGCTTCTAAGTCTACTCAAAGCAAAGTTCTTAATAGTACATTAAGTTCTACATCTAAAACCACTGTAGTTACTATTCCACAACTCAATACTACGACCAAGAATATCCAAACCTCTACAAATAATATTTCCAGCTCCTCCAAAACCATTTTCCTTAGCACCATGATAAGTGTAATCACCAACAAAACAAGTGCAGCTCCCCAGACTACTCAACATATAAGTCCAAATACTACAATGATTCCTACATCTAAAACCACTGTAGTTACTATTCCAAACCTCAgtagtacagtaaagaatattCAAACCTCCACAAATAGTATTTTCAGCTCCTCCAAAACCAGCTTCTATAGCACCATGAGTACTATCACAAGTAGTACAATTTCCGCTTCTCAGACTCCTCAACACATAAATCTAAATACTACAATGATTCCTACATCTAAAACAACTGTAGCTACTATTCCAAACCTCAGTAATACAGTAAAGAATATCCAGACCTCCATAAACAGTATTCCAAGCTCCTCCAAAACCAGCTTCCTTAGCACCATGAGTACCATCACCAGTAGAACAAGTGCAGGCTCCCAGACGACTCAACACGTAGCTCCTAATAGTACAAAAAGTACCACATCTAACCCTACTACAGCTAGTATTCCAAACCTCACAACTACCTCCAAGGCTATACAAACCACTACAAACAGTACTTTTAGCTCCTCCAAAACCAATTTCCCTAGCACCATGATAAGTGTCATCACCATCAGAACAAGTGTGGCGTCCCAAACTACTCAACTCACTACTACTCTATCCAATATCACAACTACTAGAACTACAACAGTTACTATTCCATATGCCATTACTCACATCACCTCTCAACAAACTAAGTCTACAGGGAAAACCATAAGTGCCAATAAAGACCCACCTAGTACTACCACAAATAGTGAAAGATTGATCAATGGCCAAAGTGATCATGAGAGCTTCCATCCTACTCTGATCTTTATTTGTTTTCTAATCTCttgtttcacaaatctttatcaatgttatttcacatcACAGGGGGCAATGCAGTATCTGTACCAGGGCTTTTCCTCCATCATGTTCTATTCATACTATTGGAGTCCTCGTAGGTGATGGAAGAGCCACTAGATCCTATCAGGAACCAGGGCCTTAGATAACTTGTATTCTCATATACATGCACACCCATATTCAACTTATAGATGTCTGAGGAAACTCTTGTCAGCTCTACATCACGCTCTGAACTTAGGTGTCAAGGAGGCGTTGCCAAGCGCAAGCATGccttcacccctcccccctgCCCTCCATAATTGATATAcaatagcattgtatgttgagtctagtCTCaaattacgatggtccagaaTAGAAcactgtatgttgaaaatattgtatcctcaggccattgtaagttgagggaccactactTCCAGTACTGACTCAAGACAGgggtgagggagggaggaggcattcATAATGTAGCTCAGCAACTCCTCCTTGACACTTCAGCTCTGAGCATGAACTGACAGATTCATTAAAATACATTGGAATTATAGCTGTCGTTTTAATTGCCCTAATTGTGAATGAAGATCTTCAAACTGTGTAATTTGTCAAAATTTTGTTGGGAAGTAACACCAATTTGCTACTTTATTAAGACTATAAgtgaatgtactgtacattaGTA is a genomic window of Dendropsophus ebraccatus isolate aDenEbr1 chromosome 12, aDenEbr1.pat, whole genome shotgun sequence containing:
- the LOC138768727 gene encoding mucin-5AC-like → MILTVTALYFLSGWLSSATGDTSLTEALEDTIITTASKHNMTASTPDTSTSTIVEYTTSDTPDTSTSTIVEYTTSDTPDTSTSTIVEYTTSDTPDTSTSSIAGSTTNGSPDFTTTRHPETRMNSDDPTMSNLANFHSSNIPSTKIAVTSDTTTTTATDMAESNESLQSLTSAFPDMDITIIPECATDSDDVNAISYLEVTRTLDMPTSDYFVPTESKTPKIATTDFTESVTTNFPEMSSGIICDTSTNIDAHTITENQAYETITDGGYTAPTDRGYEAPTDSGYKAPKDRGYGAPTDSGYIAYMQSGYKAPTDRGYEAPTDSGYKAPKDRGYGAPTDSGYIAYTQSGYKAPTDSRYEAPTESGYKAPTDRGYKAPTESGYKAPTGRGYKAPIDSGYEAPTDSVYEAPTDSGYEAPTDSGYEAPTDRGYIARTGRGYIAPIDSGYEAPTNSGLDIPSTWIPSDSTYTTDKHNTPDTAMIDDQNTGTTSVSTAVSIPDLTTTTKRVTYRSGSFQSTQCKVTTPQINVVIIPLSNTTTKNIQTSTESTSSSSKTSFRSFINTTTSRKSAASKSTQSKVLNSTLSSTSKTTVVTIPQLNTTTKNIQTSTNNISSSSKTIFLSTMISVITNKTSAAPQTTQHISPNTTMIPTSKTTVVTIPNLSSTVKNIQTSTNSIFSSSKTSFYSTMSTITSSTISASQTPQHINLNTTMIPTSKTTVATIPNLSNTVKNIQTSINSIPSSSKTSFLSTMSTITSRTSAGSQTTQHMSEETLVSSTSRSELRCQGGVAKRKHAFTPPPCPP